A portion of the Mesobacillus sp. AQ2 genome contains these proteins:
- a CDS encoding YitT family protein, with amino-acid sequence MTGKILAVIVGSLLLGVGVNGFLVPHHLLDGGMIGIGLIIHYFYGFPAGLTMILLSIPLFLLAWILERKYFFHSLYGLLASSLFIDLFVPVKRAIHLGILPSAFMGGILVGCGIGLMLRYETSTGGTDLFAQLIHKFFPLNVGFMIFIIDGVVVLSGLKVIGMEKFIFSLLTITCAGFMTSLCVIKRRIVY; translated from the coding sequence ATGACAGGAAAAATTCTTGCTGTGATAGTGGGAAGCTTGTTGCTTGGAGTAGGAGTGAATGGATTTTTGGTACCCCACCATCTCCTGGATGGCGGTATGATCGGGATTGGGTTGATCATTCATTATTTTTACGGTTTTCCTGCAGGTCTCACGATGATCCTCCTGAGCATACCTCTATTCTTATTGGCATGGATACTGGAACGAAAATACTTTTTTCATAGCTTGTATGGTTTGTTGGCGTCAAGCTTGTTCATTGATTTATTCGTACCAGTGAAACGCGCAATACACTTAGGCATTTTGCCAAGTGCATTCATGGGAGGTATTTTGGTAGGCTGTGGAATCGGCTTGATGCTTCGTTATGAAACGAGCACCGGAGGAACGGATTTATTTGCCCAATTGATTCATAAATTTTTCCCTCTTAATGTCGGATTCATGATTTTCATAATTGATGGAGTAGTGGTTTTGTCAGGACTGAAGGTGATTGGGATGGAAAAATTCATTTTTTCTCTGCTCACCATAACCTGTGCAGGATTTATGACATCGTTGTGCGTGATTAAGCGAAGGATCGTTTACTGA